The Thermoanaerobacterium thermosaccharolyticum DSM 571 region AAGATTTATCGTCCATTGATTCAATCAATTTTTTTAATGTGTTCAATCCTTTTACTATTGCTTCGTGCTCTTCATCCGTCGCTTTATTCATCATTGCTTCAAACTTTTTATCTATATCACTGAAGACTTCTTTTGCGTTCCTTTTAAAGTCATCAGCGATCTTTACATAGACAACCCTCCTATCGTCGCTGCTTCTCACTCTTTTAACCATTCCTTGCTTCTCAAGCCTGTCTATTATGCCTGATACAGTACTGTTTGTAAGTCCCATCTTTTGGCTTAAGTCACTTATCTTCATTTCGCCATGATGCATAAGAATGCCTATTATCATCCCTTGAGGACCTGTAATATTCAATTTCC contains the following coding sequences:
- a CDS encoding MarR family winged helix-turn-helix transcriptional regulator; protein product: MEINERLDILSTLKSIMNLIHKNIEDQFRKLNITGPQGMIIGILMHHGEMKISDLSQKMGLTNSTVSGIIDRLEKQGMVKRVRSSDDRRVVYVKIADDFKRNAKEVFSDIDKKFEAMMNKATDEEHEAIVKGLNTLKKLIESMDDKS